The DNA window AGGGAACTGGGCGACGTGAACGTGGCGGCGTTCCTCGCGGACGCCGACGTCGTCGACGGCGACGACGACGAGGCGGAGGCGGACGCCTACTTCGTCGGCAAGGGCGGCGAGGGCGACGGCACCATCGACCTCCCCGACGACTTCTCCGGGTCGGCCGACCTCACCACGCTCCGCCGGCGCGACGACCGCGCGCAGGGCGCGTACGTCCGCGTGCTCGGCACCGAGTACGAGGCGTTCGCCGAGGAGGCGGCGGACGCGGCCGACTTCACCGTGGTCGTCGGCGAGGACTGGTCGATCATTCCCCTCGAGAACCTCATCGCGCGCGTCGGCGAGGAGACGCACCTGATCGCGGGCGCGACGACCGCCGCCGAGGCGCGGACCGCCTTCGAGACGCTCGAGATCGGCGCGGACGGCGTGCTCATCGACGCCGACTCGCCCGACGAGATCCGCGGCGCGGTCGAGGCCCGCGACGCGGCCGACCGCGAGACGCTCGAGTTGCGGCACGCCGAGGTGACCGCGGTCGAGGCCACCGGCATGGCCGACCGCGTCTGTATCGACACCGGGTCGCTGATGGACGGCGACGAGGGAATGCTGGTCGGGTCGATGTCCCGCGGGCTCTTCTTCGTCCACGCGGAGACCGCGGAGTCGCCGTACGTCGAGTCGCGACCCTTCCGCGTGAACGCGGGCGCGGTCCACGCCTACGTGCGCAACCCCGAGGGCGGCACGAACTACCTCGCGGAGCTGTCGAGCGGCGACGAGGTCCAGGTCGTCGACACGGACGGGCACACCCGCGAGGCGATCGTCGGGCGCGTGAAGATCGAGAAGCGGCCGATGTTCCGGGTCCAGGCCGAACTCGAGACCGACGACGGCGTCGACCGGATCGAGACGCTCATCCAGAACGCCGAGACCGTGAAGGTCGCCACGAGCGAGGGGCGGAAGGCGGTCACGGACCTCGAGGCCGGCGACGAGGCGCTCGTCTACTACGAGGACGTCGCGCGCCACTTCGGCGAAGCTGTCGAGGAGAGCATCATCGAGAAGTAAGCCGGCGGAACCAAACGTTAATTACCGGCGTCTACTACCGGTTTTCGTACGCGATGAGCTCACCCCCTCCCACCGACTCCGACGACTTCTACCGGACGCTCGTCGAGAACGCCTCGGAGGGGATGTTGACGATCGACGCGGAAAGCGAGATCGTCTACGCCAACCCGGCGGTCGAGGACATCCTCGGGTACGCGCCCGAGGAGCTGATCGGCAGCTCGAAGATGAAGATCATTCCCGATCGGCTCCAGCCCGTCCACGCGGCCGCGCTCGCGTCGTACGTCGACACGGGCGAGCGGAACATCGACTGGGACGGGATCGAGCTCCCCGCCCGCCACAAGGAGGGCCACGAGGTGCCGACGCTCATCAGCCTCCGGGAACACGAGTACGACGGCGAGCAGTACTTCACGGGGATCATCCGCGACATCAGCGAGCGGAAGCGTCGGGAGGAACAGCTCCGCGATCAGAAGGAGCGGCTCGACGAGTTCGCGGACATCCTCGCACACGACATCCGCAACCCGCTCTCGGTCGCGATCGGCTACACCGACATCGCGCGAGAGGAGCACGACGCCCCCGAACTGGAGAGCATCGCGGAGTCGCTCTCGCGGATCGACGACCTCGTCGACGACGTGCTCGCGCTCTCGAAGGACGGCCGGTCGATCGGCGAGACCGAACCCGTCGACGTCGAGGCGGTCGTCCGCGAGTCGTGGCGGAACGTGGAGACGGGCGAGGCCACGCTTCGCGTCGACGGCGACCTGGGCGGGATCGACGCCGACGAGAGCCGGTTCAGGGAGCTGTTGGAGAACCTCTTTCGAAACGCGGTCGATCACGGCGGCGACGACGCGACCGTCAGCGTGGGCAGAACGCCCGACGGCGGAGCGCTGTACGTCGCGGACGACGGTCCCGGGATCCCCGAAGACGTGCGCAGGGAGGTGTTCGAGTACGGCTACTCGACGAGCGAGGAGGGGACCGGCTACGGGCTCTCGATCGTGGCGCAGATCGCGGAGGGACACGGGTGGGAGGTCTCGGCGACCGAGGGCGACGACGGCGGGGCGCGCTTCGAGATCGCCTTCTGACCCCGGCAACCGTTATGCCTCCGCGGCCGTACCTGATACACATCGATGACCACCATCGGCATCATCGGGGCGGGCGCCGCGGCGGCGGCGGCGACGCACGTCCTCGACTCGGCCGTCCCGGACGCGGAGGTGACCGTCCTCGAGAAGTCGGGCGGGCTCTGCGGTCGGGCCGCGACCCGACGGAACGACGAGCGGGACCTCGTGTACGACTACGGCGCGAACTACCTCAAATCGGACGACGAGCGCGTCGTCGACCTCGTGACGGAGACGCTCGACGAGGAGGGGATGGTCGACGTGACGGAGCCGATCCACACCTTCGAGGAGTCCGGCGAGGTGTCGTCCGGCCGCGACGCCGACGACCACAAGTGGAGCTACCGCATGGGGCTCACCCAGATCGCGAAGCGGCTCTTCGGCGGGACGGACGCGACGGTCCACCGCCGCACCCGAGTCGAGACGGTCCGGCGGACTGAGGACGGCGCGGGCGACGACCCCGCCTGGACCCTCGTCGACACCGACGGCGACTCCTGGGGTCCCTTCGACGTCCTGCTCGTGAACCCGCCGGCCCCGCAGACCGCCGAACTCCTCGCCGACGCCGAATGGGAGTCGCCGGCCCGCGAGTCGCTCCGGGCGGCCGCCGCCGACGTGCCGTACCGCACCGTCTGGACCGCGGTCCTCCACTACTCCTTCGCGCTCGACCGGCCGTACTACGGGCTCGTGAACACGGACAAGGAACACGCGGTCGGCTGGATCTCCCGCGAGGAGTGTAAGGCGGGCCACGTCCCCGACGGCGAGTCGCTGCTCGTCGTCCAGGCCGGCGGCGAGTGGTCGGCCGAGCGCTACGACGCCGACCCCGCCGACAACGTCGCGGAACTGGCCGGCCACGCCGCCGAGATCGTCGGAGACGACCGCCTGCTGGACCCCGACTGGACGGACCACCAGGGGTGGCGCTACGCGATCCCGGAAGGAGAACTCGACCGCGATCCGGCGGACGGCGAGGATCCGGTCGACGCCGCGGCGGAGGAGGGGCTGTACGTCTGCGGCGACTGGGTCGCCGGCGAGGGGCGGCTCCACGCCGCGCTCGCGAACGGGCTCGACGTCGGCGAGCGGATCGCTCGCGAGGTCTGAGCCGGGCGGCGAGTTACTGGCGAGTCGCGCGCCCCTTAGAGGTCGTACAGCTCGCCGTACTTCCCCTCGACGTACGCGAGGAACGCGTCGGCGGAGAAGTCCTCCCCGGTCGCCCGCCTCACCAGCTCGTTCGTCTCGTAGCGGGAGCCGTGCCGGTGGACGTTCTCCCCGAGCCACTCGTGGAGCGGGTCGAAGTCGCCGTCGGCGACCGAGCCCTCGAGGTCGTCGATCTCGCTCTCGGCGGCCGCGTACAGCTGGGCGGCCATGACGGAGCCGAGCGAGTACGTCGGGAAGTAGCCGAAGTTGCCGTGGCTCCAGTGGATGTCCTGGAGACAGCCCTCCGCGTCGTTCTCGGGGCGGATCCCGAGGTACTCCTCGTACTTGTCGTTCCACGTTTCGGGCACGTCCTCCACGGCGAGGTCGCCGCGGACCAGGTCGCGCTCGATCTCGAAGCGGACGACGATGTGGAGGTGGTAGGTGAGCTCGTCGGCCTCGACCCGGATGAGGTTGTCCTCGTACACCTGGTTTACGGCCTCGTAGGCATCCTCGACGGTCGCGTCCGCGGTGTCGGGGAAGCGTTCCTGGAAGGTCGGCAGGAAGTGCTCCCAGAACGCCCGGCTCCGGCCGACGTGGTTCTCCCAGAGCCGCGACTGCGACTCGTGGACCGAGAGGTCGCGCGACTCGCCGAGCGGCGTGCCCCACTCCTCTTGCGGCAGCCCGAGGTTGTACTGGGCGTGGCCGAACTCGTGGATCGTCGAGCCCACCGCGGCGAGCGGGTCCGACTCGTCGAACCGCGTCGTCACCCGGCAGTCGAACTGGTTGCCGGAGGTGAACGGGTGCGAGGAGACGTCGAGCCGGCCGCGGTCGAAGTCGTACCCCACCGTCTCCAGGGCGTCGCGCGCGAGCGCCTCCTGGTCGTCCGTCGGGAAGGTCCCCTCGAAGGTGTCGACGGCGAGGTCGCGGTCGGACTCGCGGATCGCGTCGATCATGGGGACGAGCGCCTCCCGGAGTTCCTCGAGGATCGCCTCCGCGCGGTCGATGGAGAGGCACGGCTCGTACTCCTCGAAGAGCACCTCGTAGGGGTCGCGGTCGGGGTCGACGTGCTCGGCGTACTCGCGTTTGAGCTCGACGTGTCGCTCCAGGTGCGGGGCGAACGCCTCGAAGTCGTCCTCGGCTTTCGCCTCCTCCCAGGCCGCGAGCGCCTCCGAGCTCGCCTCGGAGATCTGCTCGACGAGCTCGACGGGGACCGCGTCGGCCCGCTCGTGCTCCCGACGGATCTCGCGGACGACCGCCGCCTGCTCGTCGGTGAGGTCGGCGTCGGCGAGCTCGTCGAGGAGGGCGGCGGTCTCGTCGTCGGTCAGCATGTCGTGGCGGACCGACGAGAGCGCGGAGAGCTGTTTCGAGCGGGCGGGCGTGCCGCCCTCGGGCATCATCACCTGCTGATCCCAGCCGAGCACGCCGGCGGCGCTGCCGACCGCGTTCCAGCGTTTCGCGCGCTCGAGGAGGGCGTCGTACGCGTCCGGCGCGTCGGACCCGTCGTCGGATGCGGCTTCCGTTGCCATACCCCGTGAAACGGCCGGGTGCGTTAAGAAGGACGCGCTCGCGGATCCTCGGGACGTGGGATCGTTCCGAGCCCCGAACGCGACCGTTCCGCGAGCGCGGACTATATGACGCCGGCCGCGAAACGCCGGTACAGGAATGTCCACGGACGAGTTCATCGATATGCGGTCGGATACCGTCACGAAACCCTCCGAGGCGATGCGGGACGCCGCCCGCGACGCCGAGGTCGGCGACGACGTGTACCGCGACGACCCGACGGTCAACGAGCTGGAGCGCCGCGCGGCCGAGGCCGTCGGCATGGAGGCGGCCCTCTACACGCCGAGCGGGACGATGGCGAACCAGATCGCGATCAACGTCCACACCGAGCCCGGCCAGGAGGTCCTCCTCGAGCGGGAGTCGCACGTCTACCGCTGGGAGCTCGCGGGCGCGTCGGCGCTCTCGGGGCTCCAGACGCGGACGATCGACGCCGGCGAGCGGTGCGTCCCGACCGCGGAGGCGGTCGAGCGGGAGATCGTCGAGGAGGACCTCCACCGGCCGGGGACCGGCCTCCTGAGCCTCGAGAACACCCACAACTACCGCGGCGGGGTCGCCGTGCCGAAGGCGCGGCTCGACGCGGCCGCGACGGCCGCACACGACGCCGGCGTTCCGGTCCACCTCGACGGCGCGCGCGTGTTCAACGCGAGCGTCGCGCTCGAGGAGCCCGCGCCCTCGCTGCTCGAGGAGGTAGACAGCGTCACCTTCTGTCTCTCGAAGGGCCTCGGCGCGCCGGTCGGCTCGATCCTCGCCGGCGACGAGGACTTCATCGACGAGGCTCGGCGGGTTCGCAAGCTGTTCGGCGGCGGGATGCGACAGGCCGGCATGATCGCCGCGCCCGGCCTGCTCGCGCTCGAGAACGTCGATCGCCTGGCGGAGGACCACGCGAACGCCGCCGCACTCGCCGCCGGCCTCGACGCGCTTCCGGGGGTCTCGGTTCCCGAACCGGACACGAACATCGTCGTCGCCGACACCGAGGCGGCCGGGATCGAGGCGAGCGACTTCGTCGAGGCCTGTACCGACGCCGGCGTCGGCTGCGGCGAGTTCGACACGTACACGACGCGGTTCACGACGAACCTCGGGATCGACGGCGAGGACGTCGACGACGCGATCGAACGGGTGAGCGAGGTCGTCGAGGAGCTGTCGGCGTAGACCTGTCTCTTCGCTTCCCCCGGATCCGTCCGTCGGCGCGGTCGAATTCGCTTCTTCGAATATATTCCCGTCCGAAACGACTGGTGGCTGAGGAGTGCTTATAGAACGGCTATTTCGTGAGTGATCGAGGTGAGTAGAATGGGATCGTTGTTGGCGCGATGAACATCTCCAAAGCCCCAGTCGCGAGGACTCGATGCGCTCGCTGTGCTCCTCGGTCGCTCGTTTCACTCGCTCCCTGCGGTGCTTGCGTCGCGCGTCTTCGCCCTCGCGACTGCCCCTTTGAGTCCCACCCAACCGCCCCGCAACCGCACCTCACGCCTCCCCAACCTCGCGATTCGCGCTCTCCGAGCACTCATCGCGTCCCTCGCGGGCGGTTCGCGGTCGCCTACGGCGACCACTCACCGGCGCGCCACCGCTCCGGCGATCGTTCACTCCTTCGCCTGTATCGACCGAAAGCCGTTCTGAACGTCTCACTCGCCGAGGATCCGGGCGGAGCCCTGCTCACGTCGCGATCCACATCAGCCAGACGTTCGAGCCGGTGAGGTAGAGCCCGACGGCGGTCAGGAGGACGGGCGGGAAATAATAGAGGAGGCCGTCGCCCTCCCGGGCTCCGAGGACGCTGATCCACAGCATGACGAGGTACACCGCGATCTTGAGCGCGACGAGCCCGGCGAGCCCGAAGGAGTCCAGCGCGAAGGCGACCACCGGGTTGGCCTCCTCGATGGCGGGGACGTACGTGAGGAAGGCGATCGTCGAGACGATGTCGCCGACCCCGTACGTCGACGTGGCGGCGATCCAGAGGCTGTAGAACTCCTCGGGCCGCCGGAGGTACGCCGGATGGCGTCGGGTCCGGTCGCGGGAGCGTGACACGTCGGTCCGTCGCCCGGAGGGCCCCTGAAGCTGTCGCTCCGCCGCCGGGGCGGACCGATCCACGCGGAGGAACCGGGCGGTTCCGGATCGCTTTATGCCGACCGGCGACTGCGACGCGTATGGGAACGCCGCTCGAAACGCGCGAGGCGCAGGTCGAGGAGGTTCTCGAGAGGCTCTACGAGGAGTACCCCGACTCGACGATCTCGCTCAACTACTCGAACCGCCTGGAGCTGCTCATTGCCGTGATCCTCTCGGCGCAGTGTACCGACGAGCGCGTCAACGCGGTCTGTGCGGACCTGTTCGAGACCTACGAGACCCCCGAGGAGTACGCGAACGCGCCACAGGAGGAGCTGGCCGAGGCGATCGACTTGATCACCTACTACAACAACAAGGCGAAGTACATCCGCTCCGCGTGCGCGGACATCGCGGAGAAACACGACGGCGAGGTCCCCGACACCATGTCCGAGCTCACGGACCTCGCGGGCGTGGGGCGCAAGACGGCGAACGTCGTCCTCCAGCACGGCCACGACGTCGTCGAGGGGATCGTCGTCGACACGCACGTCCAGCGGCTCACGAGGCGGCTCGGGATAACCGAGGAGGAGCGGCCCGAGGCGATCGAGGAGGACCTCCTCGAGATCGTTCCGGAGGAGGACTGGCAGCAGTTCACACATCTCATGATCGACCACGGCCGCGCCGTCTGTACCGCCCGGAACCCGGAGTGTGCGGAGTGCGTGCTCGGCGACGTCTGCCCCTCCGCGAAACCGGACGCCGCCGTGGACCTGGCGAGCGGCGAGGAGTGGTAGACCGGTCGGAGCCGGAGCCCCCGCCGCGGCCCGAGCATGGCCCGATCAGGTATAAAGACCCCGCCGACCGGGGGAGTCGGTGATTCCCTTCCCTGCGGCGTGGAACGCCCTTCTCCGCTTATGTGGTCACCCGGCGTATCCGTAAGTGGAGAGAGACACTATGTCCACCAAAACCACGAACGAGTTCGGCGGGGAGTTCGGCGGAATCACGCTGCTGGGGAAGGCGCACTCGCTGTCGGCGCTGTTCATCGTCGTGCTCCGGGCACTCATCGGCGGGATGATCCTGTTCGCGGGCATCGGGAAGGTGAGCGAGTGGCCGTTCGACGCGAGCGGCTACCTCGCGAACGTCGACCCCGCGAGCCCGGTCAGCGGCCTCTACGCCGCGATGGCGTCGATGCCGGCGCTCATGGAGGTCGTCAACGTCGTCGTCCCGGTGACGCAGGTGCTCATCGGCGCGGCGCTGATCGCCGGGGCGTTCGTCCGGCTGGCTGCCCTCGGCGGGGCCGTCCAGATGACGATGTTCTACCTCGGCGGCTGGGCGGGCGAGTTCCTCGCGCTGTTCGACTCGACGCTCATCTACGCGGCCGTGTTCCTCACGGTCGCCGCCTTCGGCGCGGGCCGGATCCTCGGCCTCGACGCCTACATCGAGCGGATCGAGGTCGGCGGAACCCCCCTGATCGAGCGGTTCCCGGCCGCCCGCTACCTCCTCGGCTGAGCCGGGGACGCGGACGCCCCGAACCCCCGGTCCGACTCGTTTTCCGGCGGTTCGTTCCCTCCGTTCACGATCCGGCTTTCGGTTCGGTTTCTCGCGGGCGAGTACACGCGATCCGGCACGGTTTCTCGAGGCGTCTCGACGGTTTCTCGAGACGACCCGGACACGGGACCGCCACGAAGCGATTTCCCCCATCCAATCCTTATAATAACGCACGGGCTAATCGGCCCGTAATGGAACTCGGTTCGCGGGACGCGTTCACCCGGACGGGGACGCTCGGCATCGAGGAGGAGTTCTTCATCGTGGACGCCGACGGTCGCCCGACCTCCGGGACCGACGACCTCGTGTACGGCCGCGACCCGCCGGCGGCGGTCCCCGATGGGTTCGACCACGAGCTGTTCAAGTGTACGATCGAGGCGCAGACGCCGCTCATCGAGGACCCGGCCGAGGCGGGCGACGCGCTCCGGTCGGTCCGGGAGGCGCTCGTCGACCACGCCGCCGCCGACGGCTACCGGATCGCGGCCGCGGGACTCCACCCGGCCGCGCGGTGGCGAGAGCTGGACCACGCCGAGAAGCCGCGCTATCGCTCGCAGCTCGACCGGATCCAGTACCCCCAACACCGGAACACGACGGCGGGGCTCCACGTCCACGTCGGCGTCGACGACGCGGACAAGGCGGTGTGGATCGCCAACCGCCTCCGGTGGTACTGTCCGGTGTTGCTCGCGCTGTCGGCGAACTCCCCGTTCTGGAACGGCCACGACACCGGGCTGGCGTCGGCGCGCGCGAAGATATTCGAGAACCTCCCGAACACGGGGATCCCCTCGGCGTTCGCGGACTTCGAGTCGTTCGACCGGTTCGAGCGCCGCATGGTCGAGCAGGGGTCGATCGAGGACCGGGGGGAGCTCTGGTTCGACGTGCGCCCCCACACCGGCCACGGCACCGTCGAGGTGCGCGCGCCGGACGCCCAGCGCGACCCGGAGCGGACCCTCGCGTTCGTCGAGTACGTCCACGCGCTCGTCGTCGACCTCGCGGAGCGGTACGACGACGGGGCGGCCGGCTCCGGACCCGACTCCGGCTCCCAACCTGATTCCGGCTCCGAGCCCGATCCGGACCTCCGCCGCGAGCTGTTGGACGAGAACAAGTGGCGCGCGATCCGGCACGGCCGCGACGCGTCGTTCGTCACGCGCGACGGCGAGGGGACGGTCTCGCTCGGCGAACTCGTCGAGCGGGAGTGCGACCGGCTCGGCGTCGACGGGATCCGGGACCTGTACGACGCCGAGAGCGGGACCGCGCGCCAGCGCCGGATCCGCGAGGAGGGCGGGCTCGACGCGCTGTGTGCGGATCTCGTGTTGGACGGGAGCTGAGCCCGGACGGGAGTCGGATCCGGACGCCGCCCGATCCGCGTTCCGTCGGAACGAAAGCGACGAGAAACCCTTTTCAGCGCGCGGAGCGAGGTTTCGGACATGACCACGGACGACGACGCCGAACGCGGAGACGACATCGTCGGCGACGGCGACGACGAATCGCCGGCGGAGCGAACCAAAGAGGAGCTCCGAAAGACCCGCGAGCGGCTCGGCGAGGGGGCCGACAAGGCCGTCAAGGGGTTCGACGACAACGTCGTGGACCTGTTGGCGTGGCTGCTCGACACCGAGACGCGGGCGCGGATCTACGTCTACCTCCGCGAGAACCCCGACAGCACCAGCGACGAGGTCGCCGACGGGACCGGCCTCTATCCGAGCACCGTCCGGGAGGCGCTCGCGGAGCTCCACGAGGAGGGGACCGTCTCGCGGGGGAAACGCGAGGCCGACGGGGCGGGCAACAACCCCTACGAGTACGAGGCGATCGCGCCGAGCGAGCTGGTTCGCGGCGTCGTCGGCGACGTCCAGGCCGAGCTCAACGCCGTCTTCAACCTCGACCGGCGGCTGGGCGGCGAGTCCGCCGAGGGCGACGACGAACCCGTTCAGATCTCCGTCGCCGGGACGGACGAGGACGCGGACGAGGCGGACGCGGACAGTGGGGGTGCGGACGGGGAGGACGACGTGACCGGTCACGGTTCCGACGACGAATAGTCGAACCGACCGAGACCTACCGAGACCGGCCGACGCCGCGGCCGGTTCGGGATGATTTAAGTCCCGGCCGCGCAACGCACGGACATGAACGTCGCGCTCGGCGGCACGTTCGACCCCGTTCACGACGGCCACCGGAAGCTGTTCGAACGGGCGTTCGAGCTGGGTGACGTGACCGTCGGCTTGACATCCGACGAGCTCGCCCCGAAGACCCGACACGTCGAGCGGTACGTCCGCCCCTACGAGGGGCGGAAACGCGACCTGGAGGCCGAACTCGAACCCCTCGCCGCGGCGCACGACCGGGAGTTCACGGTCAGGAAACTGGAGGAACCGACGGGGATCGCCGTCGAGCCGCGGTTCGACGCGCTGATCGTCT is part of the Halorubrum aethiopicum genome and encodes:
- a CDS encoding carboxypeptidase M32, with the translated sequence MATEAASDDGSDAPDAYDALLERAKRWNAVGSAAGVLGWDQQVMMPEGGTPARSKQLSALSSVRHDMLTDDETAALLDELADADLTDEQAAVVREIRREHERADAVPVELVEQISEASSEALAAWEEAKAEDDFEAFAPHLERHVELKREYAEHVDPDRDPYEVLFEEYEPCLSIDRAEAILEELREALVPMIDAIRESDRDLAVDTFEGTFPTDDQEALARDALETVGYDFDRGRLDVSSHPFTSGNQFDCRVTTRFDESDPLAAVGSTIHEFGHAQYNLGLPQEEWGTPLGESRDLSVHESQSRLWENHVGRSRAFWEHFLPTFQERFPDTADATVEDAYEAVNQVYEDNLIRVEADELTYHLHIVVRFEIERDLVRGDLAVEDVPETWNDKYEEYLGIRPENDAEGCLQDIHWSHGNFGYFPTYSLGSVMAAQLYAAAESEIDDLEGSVADGDFDPLHEWLGENVHRHGSRYETNELVRRATGEDFSADAFLAYVEGKYGELYDL
- a CDS encoding glutamate--cysteine ligase, whose protein sequence is MELGSRDAFTRTGTLGIEEEFFIVDADGRPTSGTDDLVYGRDPPAAVPDGFDHELFKCTIEAQTPLIEDPAEAGDALRSVREALVDHAAADGYRIAAAGLHPAARWRELDHAEKPRYRSQLDRIQYPQHRNTTAGLHVHVGVDDADKAVWIANRLRWYCPVLLALSANSPFWNGHDTGLASARAKIFENLPNTGIPSAFADFESFDRFERRMVEQGSIEDRGELWFDVRPHTGHGTVEVRAPDAQRDPERTLAFVEYVHALVVDLAERYDDGAAGSGPDSGSQPDSGSEPDPDLRRELLDENKWRAIRHGRDASFVTRDGEGTVSLGELVERECDRLGVDGIRDLYDAESGTARQRRIREEGGLDALCADLVLDGS
- a CDS encoding phosphopantetheine adenylyltransferase; the encoded protein is MNVALGGTFDPVHDGHRKLFERAFELGDVTVGLTSDELAPKTRHVERYVRPYEGRKRDLEAELEPLAAAHDREFTVRKLEEPTGIAVEPRFDALIVSPETKEGGKRINEIRESRGHDPLEIVVVDHVPAADGERISSTRIVAGEIDEHGNLTPDREGRGATRPE
- a CDS encoding threonine aldolase family protein, which translates into the protein MSTDEFIDMRSDTVTKPSEAMRDAARDAEVGDDVYRDDPTVNELERRAAEAVGMEAALYTPSGTMANQIAINVHTEPGQEVLLERESHVYRWELAGASALSGLQTRTIDAGERCVPTAEAVEREIVEEDLHRPGTGLLSLENTHNYRGGVAVPKARLDAAATAAHDAGVPVHLDGARVFNASVALEEPAPSLLEEVDSVTFCLSKGLGAPVGSILAGDEDFIDEARRVRKLFGGGMRQAGMIAAPGLLALENVDRLAEDHANAAALAAGLDALPGVSVPEPDTNIVVADTEAAGIEASDFVEACTDAGVGCGEFDTYTTRFTTNLGIDGEDVDDAIERVSEVVEELSA
- the nth gene encoding endonuclease III, with amino-acid sequence MGTPLETREAQVEEVLERLYEEYPDSTISLNYSNRLELLIAVILSAQCTDERVNAVCADLFETYETPEEYANAPQEELAEAIDLITYYNNKAKYIRSACADIAEKHDGEVPDTMSELTDLAGVGRKTANVVLQHGHDVVEGIVVDTHVQRLTRRLGITEEERPEAIEEDLLEIVPEEDWQQFTHLMIDHGRAVCTARNPECAECVLGDVCPSAKPDAAVDLASGEEW
- a CDS encoding two-component system sensor histidine kinase NtrB yields the protein MSSPPPTDSDDFYRTLVENASEGMLTIDAESEIVYANPAVEDILGYAPEELIGSSKMKIIPDRLQPVHAAALASYVDTGERNIDWDGIELPARHKEGHEVPTLISLREHEYDGEQYFTGIIRDISERKRREEQLRDQKERLDEFADILAHDIRNPLSVAIGYTDIAREEHDAPELESIAESLSRIDDLVDDVLALSKDGRSIGETEPVDVEAVVRESWRNVETGEATLRVDGDLGGIDADESRFRELLENLFRNAVDHGGDDATVSVGRTPDGGALYVADDGPGIPEDVRREVFEYGYSTSEEGTGYGLSIVAQIAEGHGWEVSATEGDDGGARFEIAF
- a CDS encoding 3-dehydroquinate synthase II; amino-acid sequence: MTRTVWVKADGAVGDWEARKRRITTAIEAGADWVLVDEADVASVRELGDVNVAAFLADADVVDGDDDEAEADAYFVGKGGEGDGTIDLPDDFSGSADLTTLRRRDDRAQGAYVRVLGTEYEAFAEEAADAADFTVVVGEDWSIIPLENLIARVGEETHLIAGATTAAEARTAFETLEIGADGVLIDADSPDEIRGAVEARDAADRETLELRHAEVTAVEATGMADRVCIDTGSLMDGDEGMLVGSMSRGLFFVHAETAESPYVESRPFRVNAGAVHAYVRNPEGGTNYLAELSSGDEVQVVDTDGHTREAIVGRVKIEKRPMFRVQAELETDDGVDRIETLIQNAETVKVATSEGRKAVTDLEAGDEALVYYEDVARHFGEAVEESIIEK
- a CDS encoding winged helix-turn-helix domain-containing protein — protein: MTTDDDAERGDDIVGDGDDESPAERTKEELRKTRERLGEGADKAVKGFDDNVVDLLAWLLDTETRARIYVYLRENPDSTSDEVADGTGLYPSTVREALAELHEEGTVSRGKREADGAGNNPYEYEAIAPSELVRGVVGDVQAELNAVFNLDRRLGGESAEGDDEPVQISVAGTDEDADEADADSGGADGEDDVTGHGSDDE
- a CDS encoding NAD(P)/FAD-dependent oxidoreductase, with protein sequence MTTIGIIGAGAAAAAATHVLDSAVPDAEVTVLEKSGGLCGRAATRRNDERDLVYDYGANYLKSDDERVVDLVTETLDEEGMVDVTEPIHTFEESGEVSSGRDADDHKWSYRMGLTQIAKRLFGGTDATVHRRTRVETVRRTEDGAGDDPAWTLVDTDGDSWGPFDVLLVNPPAPQTAELLADAEWESPARESLRAAAADVPYRTVWTAVLHYSFALDRPYYGLVNTDKEHAVGWISREECKAGHVPDGESLLVVQAGGEWSAERYDADPADNVAELAGHAAEIVGDDRLLDPDWTDHQGWRYAIPEGELDRDPADGEDPVDAAAEEGLYVCGDWVAGEGRLHAALANGLDVGERIAREV
- a CDS encoding DoxX family membrane protein; the protein is MSTKTTNEFGGEFGGITLLGKAHSLSALFIVVLRALIGGMILFAGIGKVSEWPFDASGYLANVDPASPVSGLYAAMASMPALMEVVNVVVPVTQVLIGAALIAGAFVRLAALGGAVQMTMFYLGGWAGEFLALFDSTLIYAAVFLTVAAFGAGRILGLDAYIERIEVGGTPLIERFPAARYLLG